In one Rutidosis leptorrhynchoides isolate AG116_Rl617_1_P2 chromosome 8, CSIRO_AGI_Rlap_v1, whole genome shotgun sequence genomic region, the following are encoded:
- the LOC139863452 gene encoding uncharacterized protein, with translation MVLQGSTREWFHSLQARSIIGFIDLRDKFLLQFQNLLPQKKTHIECHDIKQGNRETLNVLLTRYIYEYQKIPSLNEDQKISGFLHAINPQRHPTLVRRLRRDVPPTFSKVQHETYDYIRGGEDSTITTTCGWGKDKNWRDDNDSFRDGNNDKFRSLGYSRRNGGGNYPRNDRHQGQGDNQGYNRRDRYSSRKWNNESFNIIQMLTKTPKEIILQEKVARSFPDPQPLVENSRRDKSKFCIFHDDYGLDTSHCRDLAELISEAFEQGKLNHLLAQGAASTANSMILPAGYNTLKMPNAGAIVQTERKAPAVKKLGVKTVSKKENLHEIQVINMVEIQRGMSMLQVSEQFANWQCASITFPPINLSTDLDKPVVVSCRIANIGIIIMKVHVDTGSSVDVMYEQCFNKLPEHVKTLLKSTAVSLAGFSEELTWPIGQLELQIELVDDHDELLKPQALLNLYAMRNQSRFNMILGRTALRMFGAISSTLHGMVKFSTRNGVGTLTSAVIEPMCAMITTRKNIGIEGHTVLAE, from the coding sequence ATGGTTCTGCAAGGATCAACAAGAGAGTGGTTCCATAGCCTGCAAGCTCGCAGTATTATCGGATTTATTGATCTTCGTGATAAATTTCTATTGCAGTTTCAGAATCTTTTACCACAAAAGAAGACGCACATTGAGTGCCATGATATAAAGCAAGGCAACAGAGAAACTTTAAATGTGCTGCTTACGCGATATATCTACGAGTACCAAAAGATACCAAGTTTGAATGAGGATCAAAAGATTTCTGGTTTTTTGCATGCCATCAATCCGCAAAGACATCCAACGCTTGTGCGGCGTTTGAGAAGGGACGTTCCGCCAACTTTTTCAAAGGTTCAACAtgaaacatatgattacatcagagGTGGCGAAGATAGTACTATAACTACCACATGCGGATGGGGTAAAGACAAAAATTGGCGAGATGATAATGATTCCTTTCGTGATGGAAACAATGATAAATTTCGTAGTTTGGGTTATTCAAGGCGAAATGGCGGCGGTAATTACCCGCGTAACGACAGACATCAGGGTCAAGGTGATAATCAAGGATACAACAGGCGCGATCGTTATTCATCACGAAAATGGAATAATGAATCTTTCAACATTATCCAAATGCTAACAAAGACACCTAAGGAAATTATTTTACAAGAAAAAGTGGCGCGGTCTTTTCCTGATCCTCAGCCTTTAGTGGAAAATAGCAGGCGTGATAAGTCCAAGTTTTGCATTTTTCATGACGATTACGGTCTTGATACTAGCCACTGTCGAGATTTAGCAGAATTAATTTCGGAAGCATTTGAGCAAGGCAAATTGAATCACTTGTTGGCTCAAGGAGCCGCGAGTACTGCAAACTCGATGATATTACCCGCGGGATATAATACTCTAAAAATGCCAAATGCTGGTGCGATAGTTCAAACTGAGCGAAAAGCCCCCGCAGTAAAAAAATTAGGTGTTAAGACGGTGAGCAAGAAGGAAAATTTGCATGAAATACAGGTTATTAATATGGTGGAAATTCAAAGAGGAATGTCTATGCTTCAAGTATCTGAGCAATTTGCAAATTGGCAATGCGCCTCTATTACTTTCCCTCCCATAAATTTGAGCACGGATCTTGATAAACCAGTTGTGGTTTCATGCCGAATCGCCAACATTGGTATTATAATAATGAAagtgcatgttgacactggcagtaGTGTGGATGTCATGTACGAACAGTGCTTCAACAAATTGCCTGAACATGTTAAGACTTTACTAAAATCTACTGCGGTTTCGCTAGCTGGTTTCTCAGAGGAATTAACTTGGCCTATTGGTCAGTTGGAATTACAGATTGAATTGGTAGACGACCATGATGAACTGCTAAAGCCACAAGCCTTGTTAAACCTTTACGCAATGCGTAATCAGTCTAGGTTTAACATGATCCTTGGGCGcactgctttgcgcatgtttggcgcaatATCATCAACATTGCATGGAATGGTAAAGTTTTCTACTCGCAATGGTGTTGGTACGCTAACTTCGGCGGTAATTGAACCAATGTGTGCGATGATTACTACACGCAAAAACATTGGTATTGAAGGGCATACGGTGCTCGCTGAATAG